The genomic segment ATGGTGGCGAGGATGCCGGCGACGACGGACAGTTCGACGGTGCCGAGCAGGCCGCTGAAGAACGGCCCGCGTTGCTGCCACAGGAATTCCAGGCCGCCGGCGGACGCACCGGCGGTTTCGGCGAGAACCACGTGTCCTCCACAGGATGCCGACCGCGAGCCGTCTGGTGGCTGCGGTCGGCCGGGATCGATGCGGCGGCGAACGCCGCGGTCGGTGCCGGGCCGGGCCGGCCCGATCGCTCGGGCGGCCCGGTAGCCGACCGTCGGTCAGGCGCCCGACTGCTGCCGGGCGGGTTGCCGACGGTGGCGCGGATCGGGACCGGCGAGGTGTCGCCGGCCCGATCCGCGACCGGTCAGTAGCGGTCCAGGGTCGGCGGGTTCGGCGCGTCGGAGCCGGACTTGCCGAGGGTCAGGTCGTAGGCCTTCTTCCAGCTGCCGTCGGTGAAGGAGGCGTCCAGCCGGTCGTCGACCCACTTCCGCAGGTCGGTGCGGTCCTTGTTCATCCCGATGCCGTACTTCTCGGTGGAGAACGGCTTGCCGACGACCATCAGGTGGTCCGGGTCCTGGGCGGCGTAGCCGAGCAGGATCGCGCCGTCGGTGGTCAGCACGTCGACGGTGGAGTTCTGCAGCTGGGTGACGCAGTCGGAGTACTGCGCCAGCGCGACCGGCTTGGCCTTCGGGTAGTTCTTCTCGATGTTGGCCAGCGGGGTGGAGCCGGTCACCGAGCAGACCTTCTTGCCGGCCAGGTCGTCCGGCGTCTTGATCTTGTCCTTGTCTTCCTTGCGGATCAGCATGTCCTGACCGGTCTCGTAGTACGGACCGGCGAAGCCGACCAGCTGCTTGCGCTCGTCGGTGATCGAGTACGAGGCGATCACCAGGTCGACGGTGCCGTTCTCCAGGAACGTCTCGCGGTTCTTGGACACCGTCTCGACGAACTCGACCTGGTTCTTGTCCTTGTAGTTCAGGCCGAGCTGACCGGCGATCATCTTGCCGATCTCGATGTCGTAGCCCTCGACCTCGCCGGTGGTCGGGTTCTTGTACCCGATGCCGGGCTGGTCGAACTTGACGCCGATCTTGATGTGCTTGGCCTTGTGGATCTTGTCCATCGTGGAGCCCGCGGCGAACTTCGGGTTCTTGACGATGGTGTACGACCCGGAAGCGGCCTTGTCCTTCTTGGTCTTGTCGTCCAGCTTGCTGCCACCGCACCCGGCGGCGGCGCCGAGCGCGAGCGAGCCGATGACGGCGACCGCGAGGAGTCGCTTCAGTTTCATCAGTGCCTCTCCTGGGATGGGGGTGCACGCGACGGCCGGGCCGTCGCGTGCGGTCACGGAAGTACCGGCCGGGCGCGGTCGCGCCGGCCGGTCAGGACGCCGTCAGTGCGTCAGGATCTTCGACAGGAAGTCTCGGGCCCGCTCGGACCGCGGGTTGGTGAAGAACTCGTCCGGGGTGGCCTGCTCGACGATCTGGCCGTCGGCCATGAACACGACCCGGTTCGCGGCCCGGCGGGCGAAGCCCATCTCGTGGGTGACCACGATCATCGTCATGCCCTCGCGTGCCAGCGAG from the Actinocatenispora thailandica genome contains:
- a CDS encoding glutamate ABC transporter substrate-binding protein; this translates as MKLKRLLAVAVIGSLALGAAAGCGGSKLDDKTKKDKAASGSYTIVKNPKFAAGSTMDKIHKAKHIKIGVKFDQPGIGYKNPTTGEVEGYDIEIGKMIAGQLGLNYKDKNQVEFVETVSKNRETFLENGTVDLVIASYSITDERKQLVGFAGPYYETGQDMLIRKEDKDKIKTPDDLAGKKVCSVTGSTPLANIEKNYPKAKPVALAQYSDCVTQLQNSTVDVLTTDGAILLGYAAQDPDHLMVVGKPFSTEKYGIGMNKDRTDLRKWVDDRLDASFTDGSWKKAYDLTLGKSGSDAPNPPTLDRY